GAGGGCCGGGTCGCGTTCCGCGAGGGCGCTCCAAGGTTGACAGCCGCCCCAGTGAGGGGCGACATCTTGGACCGTCCTTTCCTTGGGAGGTTTCCGTTGCTCGAGCACCTCAACATCGACGAGATGGTCGCGGTCATCGCTCCCTGGATCGATCCGACGAAGCGCAAGGATATCTTCCTTGCGATCCCGGAGATCGCGGCGCTGCACGGCAGGGTGGTCAAGGCGCACGAGGCGGTGAGCACGCTGCCGCAGGCGAAGCAGTCGTCGACGGCGCTCTCGGCGATCCTGGAGGAGGAGACGCTCGTGGACGCGCGGCACGACCACCTGGCCCGGGCGATCTCGCACTCGCTCGACGCGCGGGCCGAGCTCTACCTGGCGGGGCACCCGCCCGACTTCGGGCGGGCCGCCAAGGCGCGCGACATCTCGCGCAAGCTCTTGCCGACGGGGCTCGCGATCGTGAACGCGCCGCTCCTGGCCGAGTCGGGCAACACGGCCCGCGTCGCGCGGCTCGTGCGGGAGGAGGAGCCCTGGATGAGCGAGTTCCTCGCGGAGATCCCGTCCGGCGCGCCGCCGCACACGCTGAAGGACGTGGTGGACGCCTGGGTCGCGACCGGCGCGCGCCTCGCCGAGCTGGAGAACAAGCGCGCGGAGCTCCTGGCAAAGGAGGCGGCGAAGCCCGAGGGCGCGCTGTCGCCCCAGGCCGCGCGTAGCCAGTGGCTGCGCGTGGTGTCGCAGGTGCTCTCGAACCTGGAGCTGTCGGACGCGCCGGTGGAGTACATCGAGGCGATCCGGAGGCCGGTGCTGCGCGCGTCGGAGCGCGCAGAACGCCGATATGCGGGAGACAAGGCGGTCACGGACGCCAGGGACGACGACACCTTGCCCGCGGACGGCTGAGGGAAGTTGGCCCATCGAGGCGCTCGGCGCTAAGCGCGCTGTGTGCTGGCCAAGCGCATCATCCCCTGCCTGGACGTGAAGGACGGACGCGTCGTCAAGGGCGTCCAGTTCGTCGGGCTGCGGGACGCGGGCGACCCCGTGGAGGCCGCCCGGCGTTACGACGAGGCGGGGGCCGACGAGATCACCTTCCTCGACATCACGGCCTCCCACGAGAAACGCGGGACGCTGCTCGACATGGTGCGGGCGGCGGCGGACCAGCTCTTCGTGCCGCTCACCGTGGGCGGCGGCGTGGGGAGCGAGCGCGACATCGAGGCGTTGCTCGACGCGGGCGCCGACAAGATCGCGATCAACACGGCCGCCGTGCGGGAGCCCGCGCTCGTGGAGCGCGCGGCGGCGCGGTGGGGCGCGCAGGCGATCGTGGTGGCGATCGACGCGAGGCGGGTCGGCGCCGAAGAGCCGGCACGCTGGACCGTGGTGACCCACGGCGGGCGGCGGGAGACGGGGCTCGACGTGGTCGAATGGGCGAAGCGGATCACGTCGCTCGGCGCGGGAGAGCTCCTGCTGACGAGCATGGACCGGGACGGGACGAAGGCAGGCTACGACCTCGGGCTGACGCGGGCCGTGGCGGACGCGGTGAGCGTGCCGGTGATCGCGTCGGGCGGCGTGGGGACGCTCGAGCACGTGTACGAGGGGCTCGTCGTAGGAGGGGCGGACGCGGCGCTGTGCGCGTCGATCTTCCACGACGGGACGCACACGGTGGCAGAGGCGAAGGCGTACCTGGCAGGGCGTGGGGTGCCGGTGCGGATGGCGGATCCGAGGAGAGGTGGGTCGTGAATCGGGCGAACGTGACGCTGTCGGAGGTCCTCGGCGCCGCTGGCGCGCGCGCGGCGGCCATGGTGCCGGAGAGCGCGGGCTACCTCGTGCTGTCGCTCTGCGCCGCGATCGGGAACCTGCCCATCCGGGTGGACCCGCGCGCCGTGACGCTGTCGGCCGAGGGCGTGGTGGGC
The Polyangium spumosum DNA segment above includes these coding regions:
- the hisF gene encoding imidazole glycerol phosphate synthase subunit HisF; amino-acid sequence: MLAKRIIPCLDVKDGRVVKGVQFVGLRDAGDPVEAARRYDEAGADEITFLDITASHEKRGTLLDMVRAAADQLFVPLTVGGGVGSERDIEALLDAGADKIAINTAAVREPALVERAAARWGAQAIVVAIDARRVGAEEPARWTVVTHGGRRETGLDVVEWAKRITSLGAGELLLTSMDRDGTKAGYDLGLTRAVADAVSVPVIASGGVGTLEHVYEGLVVGGADAALCASIFHDGTHTVAEAKAYLAGRGVPVRMADPRRGGS